In one window of Hyla sarda isolate aHylSar1 chromosome 1, aHylSar1.hap1, whole genome shotgun sequence DNA:
- the LOC130297980 gene encoding gastrula zinc finger protein XlCGF26.1-like, which produces MNNINVPKTDWSLDEQYKANIPTGKNLININSTGIKEEETYVSSDEQYKDIPTGKDPIYINAKDIKEEEETDVSSDEQDKEDIPTGKDPIYINATDIKEEEKDVSCDEQYMEDIPTRKDPIYINAEDIKEEKEETDVSGDEQYKEDIPTGNHPDDCTRSEGNLISSDYKADDDITQDTYEEHSIIPDTPSALHSQNLSSHPVIQVRPKDSSQSVKQNKEKPFSCSECGKCFSRKLSIVSHQRTHTGEKPFSCSECGKCIRHNSNLHKHQRIHTGEKPFSCSECGKCFTHRSSFVNHQRIHTGEKPFSCSECGKCFTRQSHLVTHQRIHTGEKPFSCSECGKFFTDKSGFLNHQRIHTGEKPFSCSECEKCFTRKSHLVMHQRIHTGEKPFSCSECGKCFTQKTDLVKHQRIHTGEKPFSCSEGRKFYNEKSGFVNHQRIHTGEKPFSCSECGKCFTRKSHLVMHYRIHTGEKPFSCSECGKCFTQKTDLVKHQRIHTGEKPFSCSECGKCFTGKSNLIKHLRIHTGEKTIESNK; this is translated from the exons ATGAATAATATTAATGTTCCAAAGACAGATTGGAGccttgatgagcagtataaggcgaacattcctacagggaaaaatCTGATCAATATTAATTCTACaggcataaaggaagaagagacatatgtgagcagtgatgagcagtataaggacattcctacaggaaaagatccaatctatattaatgctaaagacataaaggaagaagaagagacagatgtgagtagtgatgagcaggataaggaggacattcctacagggaaagatccaatctatattaatgctacagacataaaggaagaagagaaagATGTGAgctgtgatgagcagtatatggaggacattcctacaaggAAAGATCCAATCTATATTAACGCtgaagacataaaggaagaaaaagaggagacagatgtgagcggtgatgagcagtataaggaggacattcctacaggtaaccatCCAG ATGACTGTACCAGATCAGAGgggaatcttatatcttcagattataaagcagatgatgatatcacacaagatacatatgaagaacattccattatcccagatacaccctcagcccttcacagccaaaaTCTCTCATCTCATCCTGTTATACAAGTCCGACCTAAAGATTCATCTCAGTCTGTTAAGCAAAAtaaggagaagccattttcatgttcagaatgtgggaaatgtttttctcgAAAATTAAGTATTGTTagccatcaaagaactcacacaggagagaagccattttcatgctcagaatgtggaaaatgtattAGACATAATTCAAATCTTCATAAACATCAAaggattcacacaggagaaaagccattttcatgttcagaatgtgggaaatgttttactcacagATCAAGTTTTGTTaatcatcaaagaattcacacaggtgagaagccattttcatgttcagaatgtgggaaatgttttactcggcaatcacatcttgttacgcatcaaagaattcacacaggagaaaagccattttcatgttcagaatgtgggaaattttTTACTGACAAATCAGGTTTTCTTaatcatcaaagaattcacacaggagaaaagccattttcatgttcagaatgtgagaaatgtttcactcggaaatcacatcttgttatgcatcaaagaattcacacaggagaaaagccattttcatgttcagaatgtgggaagtgttttactcagaaaacagatcttgttaaacatcaaagaattcacacaggagagaagccattttcatgttcagaaggTCGGAAATTTTATAACGAGAAATCAGGTTTTGTTAATCATCAAAGAATTcatacaggagaaaagccattttcatgttcagaatgtgggaaatgttttactcggaaatcacatcttgttatgcattacagaattcacacaggagaaaagccattttcatgttcagaatgtgggaagtgttttactcagaaaacagatcttgttaaacatcaaagaattcacacaggagagaagccattttcatgttctgaatgtgggaaatgttttactgggaAATCAAATCTTATCAaacatctaagaattcacacTGGAGAGAAGACAATTgagagcaataaatga